The DNA sequence CAAGATTTACTACATTCCACATGTTGAGCAAGGTGCAGGTGATGGCTGGTTGATGAATGATGACCGCACGCCAAACGCTGCCGCTTGTGAGATGCTCGGATTTGAGGCTTTGACCATAGAGGAATTCAAATCCAAAGCTTCCAAGGCCAACGCGCTCTATGCCTTGGAAAATGATCGTGCATTGGCAGAATTGGGAGACGCTTTGGATCGAATGCCTGTCATCGCCCATAGTACCCACAATTCCGAGTTGTACACCAAGGTGGATGTGCTGCTTCCTGCTGCTTTGAGTATTGAAGGTGAAGGTACCTTTATCAATGCCAAAGGTGCTGCCCAAGTGTCCAAGATGGCTCGTCAGATCCGTCAGATGACTCCTGAGCAATGGATGAGTATCCCAAAGAGCCGCTTGGATAAAGCTGCCGTGGCAGTGGATAACTGGAGAAACCTGGAGAACATTTTCGATGTCCTGCCGAGCTGGGATCTGACTAGCCGAGTAGGCCGATACATGGGATTCGATCTTTCATACAAAGAACATCGTGATATCTTTGCAGCAGCAAAGCGCGAGTTCGAAGTGCTGAAGGATATCAAGGTATCTTACAAGCCTTCCAAAGAAGCCTTTAAGTTCACCCAGCTGGAATACGCTCCGCGTTGGTAAGCTGTGTGTCAAGACATAAATTATTAGTCAAAAAGGCGTCAGAAGACGCCTTTTTCTTTGAACTGAACTTCCATCGAAAAGCGGCCCGTTTGGAGCCATAATGCGAGCAAGCTATGGATTTTGATCTGTCTGATATCCGAAGATTGTATGGAGACCGATTGTATATCGTGCCTGCCCAGAACATTTCTGAGGATCAGGCAGAGGCTTCTCCCGTCCCTGAGGATTCCTCCTTGCCAGGTCAAGAGCCCAGCACAGCTCCCGTTGCCCCTCCGAAGCCTGAAGAGCAATCTCCTGAAGTTCAACAATCTGAACAGGTAGAGTCACAAGCTCCTGTCATCCCACAAGAGGTCGTGCCTCCCAAGCCCGTCACGTCCCCCCCTTTCGAGGCGGGACGATTAACTGCGGGGAAACCAGTTCAGTGGAAATTGAGACCAACTGCCAAGATGGTATTGGTACTTTCTGAGGAGGAATTCCGCAATCGGCAGCTGACCGGACAATTGAAAGTGTGGGTAGAGCAAGCGGGTATTCCCATTCAGGAGGTGGGATTCGGCGTGTTCGATGGTCAAGATTCTTCTTGGGATTTTTCCCAATCTCCCTTATTGACTGTATTGTGTTTTCATTCCATGGCTTCGACTGTGGAACCATATTATCAGGTTGGTCCCACCCGCATCTGGATGTGTCCTTCATTGGCACACGGACAGCAGGACGCCAACGCATCTTTGTCTATTCTCAATCAACTGAAGCAAGCCTACCAAACGATCTCATGAGCATGAGACAACAATTGCTATTTGGAACGAACAACGCGCACAAGCTGGAGGAGATTCGAGCTATCGTGGGCGATAAATACGAGGTCGTCGGACTCGCAGATCTGGGGATTTCCCTAGATGTGGAAGAGACGGAACCCACGTTGGAAGGAAATGCAGAGCTTAAGGCTCGCGCGTATTTCGAGGCCAGTGGGGTGCCCTGTTTCTCCGATGACACCGGATTGGAGGTGGAGGCCCTTGGAGGCGCTCCTGGGGTGTATTCTGCCCGCTACGCGGGTCCTGACTGCTTATATCAGGATAATGTCGACAAACTCCTTCGGGAAATGGGAGGCAAGTCCAACCGCTCGGCAAAATTTCGGACATCGATTGCCTTTTATGACGGGCAAGTTCTTCGAATTTTTGAGGGAGAAGTACTCGGAAAAATCACTGAGACAGAAGCTGGAAAAGGGGGATTTGGATATGATCCTGTATTCTTGCCAGATGGTGAATCTCTGACTTTTGCGGAAATGGAACCAGCTGCCAAGCATGCCATTTCTCATCGGGGACGAGCAGTGCGTAAATTTGCAGACTTTTTGATGCAAGAGTCCCTATGAGCCAGCCCGTTCCCAAGCCCTATCTAGTGGGTATCTGTGGGGGCAGCGCTTCAGGGAAAACATATTTGCTCAATCAGCTGCTCCAAGCGTTGCCTGCTTCACAGGTAACCCTGATCTCTCAAGACAATTACTACTTTGATCTGGATCATCAGATTCGGGATGAGGAAGGGTTGGTGAATTTCGATCACCCACAATCCGTCGATCTGGTCAAACTCTATGAGGATGTCCAGAAATTGATGCAGGGTGAATCCGTAGAAATCGCGGAATATACATTCAACAACCCCGGCAAAGAGTCTTGTACCATTGTGATGGAACCTCGACCCATTATTTTGCTAGAGGGAATCTTCGTCTTCTATCTCGCAGAAATGCGGGAACTGTATGACCTGAAGGTCTTCGTGGAAGCCAAGGAACATGTCAAGCTCTCCCGTCGACTAAATCGGGACATTGCAGAGCGTGGGTTGAATATGGAATCCATCTTGAGAGACTACGGCAAGTTCGTGGCACCCATGTACAATCGCTATGTAGTTCCTACCAAGGATCTTGCTGATATCATTGTGCCCAACAACGACAACAAACGGATGGATGCTGCGATATCTGTCCTCGTCAACCATATGAATACCGTTTTGGAGAAAGATCTGGGATAACCATCTTCCTGTCGGTAAAATTCTTAAGCGACCATCTTCGAAAGGGGATGGTCGTTTTGCTTGTTGGGATGGGATTGAAGCCACTCCAATAGCCTTCCAATGATGGAATGAAGTGGATACAAAAAAAGAGGCTGTCTCAAAAGAGACAGCCTCTGGCTTATCTAATCAGCAGCAATTACTCTGCAGACTCGTCTTTGGTATCAGACTCATTGGCTTCCATTTGCTTTTTCAGCTGGGCCAATACGTCAGCTTGTTCTCCCAAGGTAGTGGAAGCAGCTTTACCGGATGGAGCAGAAGCTTTGCTTCCTCCGCTCTTTTTGGCAGGCTTCTTCTTCTCTACAGGAGCATCCTCAGACCAAGACTTGGTGTGAGAGAGTACGAGGCGTTTCGCGTCCTTGTTGAACTCGATTACCACGAACTCAGCCACTTGGTCGGCTTTCAGTTCCTCTTGACCTTCAGCTACCTTCAGGTGCTTAGCAGGAACAGTTCCGTCAACCCCGTAGTCCAACTCGACGATAGCGCCTTTGCCGTCGATCTTCTTGATGGTACCATTGTGCTTGGAACCAACGGTGAAGATAGATGCGAAGGTATCCCATACGTCCTCGGTGAGCTGCTTGTGGCCCAGGCTCAGACGGCGGTTTTCTTCGTCGATATCCAATACGACAACCTCGAGATCTTCTCCAGTTTGTACGTACTCGGATGGGTGGTTGAACTTCTTAGTCCAGGAAAGGTCGGAGATGTGTACGAGACCATCGACACCCTCTTCCAGCTCAACGAACAGACCGTAGTTGGTCATGTTGCGAACGATACCTTTGTGAGCGGAACTAACTGGGTACTTGGTAGTAATGTTAGTCCAAGGATCATCCTTGAGTTGCTTGAGGCCGAGAGACATTTTCTTGTCTTCGCGGTCGATGTTCAAGACTACTGCTTCCAGCTCATCACCCACTTTGAAATCTTCAGTTGGGTTTTTGATGTGCTGAGACCAGGACATCTCACTGGTGTGGATCAAACCTTCCACACCTGGGATGATTTCGAGGAATACCCCGTAATCAGCGACAGTCACAACGCGACCCTTGACTTTAGATCCTTCGGAGATCTCGTCAGACAAGGACTCCCACGGGTGAGGAGTGAGTTGCTTCATGCCCAAGCTGATACGCTTCTTGGCATCGTCGAAGTCGAGTACTACAACGTTGACTTTTTCGTCGAGGTTGAGTACCTCTTGAGGATGGTTGATACGTCCCCAAGAAATATCGGTGATGTGCAAGAGGCCATCTACGCCACCCAGATCGATGAAGACACCGAAGTTGGTCATGTTCTTGACCATACCCTCGAGTACCTGTCCTTTCTCCAAGTTTTGCAGAATCTCTTTGCGTTGTTCTTCGAGTTTGGCTTCGATAAGCACTTTGTGGGAAACGACCACGTTTTCGTAAGCGTGATTGATTTTCACCACCTTGAACTCCATGGTACGACCTACATATACATCGAAGTCACGGACTGGCTTCACGTCGATCTGAGAACCAGGCAAGAACGCCTCGATACCGTCGATGTCGACTACGAAACCACCCTTGGTACGACGCATAACGTATCCCATAAGGATAACATCGCTCTCCATGGACTGGTTGATTTTCTCCCAAGAACGCATGCTCTTAGCACGGCGGCGGGAAAGAATCAATTGACCGTTTTGGTCTTCGACTTTTTCGACGAATACCTCAACGGAATCTCCGGGCTTGAGATCTGGTGTGTCCCGGAATTCGTTGGAAGGAACGATCCCTTCAGATTTGAATCCAATGTTCAAGACAATTTCCTTGTCTCCCATGGATACGACGGTACCTTCGATGATCTCATTCTCGTTGAATTCACGCAAAGTGCCGGAGTACATGTCCTCCATCTTCTTGCGCTCTTCCTCGGAATAGTCATCCTCGGTTTTCCACCAGTCGTCATCGTCCTCCTCTTCGAGTACTGAGGCTAGGAATTGCTCACGCTCAGTTGCGGGGTTGGTCTCCAGATGTTGATCCTCCGGAGTGTTTTGTTGTTGTTCTAATTGCTTGTCAGTTTCTTCTGCCATTTAATTGGTCTCCTTTCTGCTCAGGTTCACTGAGCGGACGCAAAGTTAAGGCTAAAATTTTTGAAATGCCAAGAACCGCAAGGGTTTAGCCAAGTTTTCTAAGAGAATGCGCCCAAATCCCGAAAATTTATCGGGTTCTTCAGGAAAATGATGGCAGGATATAGTCCCCAGAAGCTAAGGGATAGGATCTGCAAATTAACCAAAATGAGCCTAGTAGCTTCATGAGTGGGGTTTTGTATCCCGATGTGAATGGATTTTTTCGCAAATAGTCAGACATCTTGCGATCTATATGGAGGAATCCATTCTTTCGGAGCATTTCATCTGGAATTCGGATTCCCGAATGTGGTAATGATCGCATAACATGGAATGCGTAACATCGCAAAATCCTTAGATGATGTATTCACAGATCTCCACATATATCGAATCGTGTCAAGCAGAAATAGACACGATCGATGCAGGTCGAAAAGCAGACCTCGATCGACTCGCGCAGAAAATCGCTGATCGTATCCAAGACGGCAGCCCGCTCAACCTCCTTTATATATGTACCCACAACTCTCGTCGGAGCCACTTCGGGCAAGTCTGGGGAAAGGTAATGGCAGCGTATATGGGAATCTCTGGTATTTCCTCATTCTCTGGAGGAACTGAAACGACCGCTTGCCATCCCAATTCCGTAGCCGCCATCAAACGAGTAGGTTTTCAGGTCGATGCCATTACCGAGGGCGACAACCCCCATTATGAGATTCGTTACGATGATGCCACTGAGCCGATGTTGGCCTACTCCAAAGTCTTCCATGACCCGGCCAATCCCCAGAAAGATTTCTTTGCCATCATGACTTGCAGTAGTGCCGATGCAGCCTGCCCATTTGTCCCTGGGGCAGATTTCCGTATTCCGTTGCCATACGATGATCCCAAAGCCTTTGATGGAACGGATCTTCAAGATGCCAAATACGATGAGCGTTGCCGCCAAATCGCCACTGAGCACGCATACATGTATGAACAGGTATCGGCAAAGCTGAAAGAAACACAAGCTTAAATAGCGCCATTTCAGCGTTTGGTATCATCAAGCTTTACCCATCTGTGATTCTTCCTATAGAATCGCGGATGGGTATTTTGGTAAATGGACTTTTCCCCTAAAAAGGTAGGGGTTCGCAAGTTGTTGATTTTCAGTATTGTGTGAATCGGCTTGAAAATCTTACATGGGGATAAGTCGGTATTCGACCATTGATAGTCTTGAATTCAAACATTTCCATACCAATAGAAGGCATTTTGGGTAAAATTCTTATCGCGAAATGACATGTTTATGTTGCTGTCTATTTTATTTCGTTAATTCATCCTTATTGACAAGGACGCCTATTCCCAATACCAAATATTCCGAATACGTCCATGTTCGATACCTGTCTGCTTCTGTATCTCCCTTTCTAGCCCTACCATCGTGTATGAGGCTTTCCTTTCCAGATTTATTGCTCCATCCAGAGATCAGCATACCCCTGATCGGTTTATCGCATTTCTATTCCCACAGAAGCAACAAACCCGGCTAACATGAAACGACTTTTTCTCTCAATTTGGATGATCACCATCGGTACGTTGGCGGTATGGGGTCAAGGCTCCGGTAATTCGATTTCATTTGATGGATTCAATCAACTGATCACCGTTCCCAAAAGCGGGGTCTCCATCGGAGGTACCTCCATTACGCTCGAAGCTTGGATCAAGCTCGAAGATGCCAGCGAAAATAATCAGACCGTGATGCAGCTCGGGCAGAACTACGGATTCTGGTGGCTGCGTGCCGGGTCTGATACAGCTGAGGTCGCATTCTATGATGGAGTTGCATGGAATTATTTCGCTTTTGGGCAAGACCGAAATTGGTTTGAAAATGAATGGCACCACGTGGCGGCAACTTATGACGGTACCACCGTTACGACCTACATCGATGGACGAATTGATCGAACCTATGCTTACTCTTCTTCCCTGAGCACTTCGGGGGGCGCCTTAGGGATTGGCGGAAAGATCAATTCCGCCGCAGGAGCGCGCTATTTTGTAGGCCAAATCGATGAGGTGAGATCTTGGAATGTCGTCAGAACGGTCGATCAGATTCGATCTTCGATGTGCATGAAACTCGATGGATCTGAAACCGGATTGGTGTTTTATTTCCGATTTGACGAGGCATCTTCTGATCCATTTGGGGTAATTGACCTGACGGGAAATGGCAACAATGGTTCTTTTAACAATATGACTGATGCGGAGATCCAGACTTCTGGTGCTCCGATCGGAGACGTTAGCAACTATCTGTATTCCACGAATTATTCGGGGTTATCCTTGACGGTTGTTGGACTCAATGGGGATGAATTGACGATCAGTGATATCTTGCCTATTTCCGGAGCCAATTCTTTGGATGGAATTCAAATTTTCAGGGTCGATGGAGCGCCCAATGTCACTACGCCTGCTGCTGGATTGGATTTGGTGTCTGAAGTCAATTATTTCGGAATATTCCCCATTGGAGGAGATGGTTCCAATACCGCTACCTTGGTGTATGATTACGAGGGACACCCCGGGATTTCGGACGAAACCACCCTCGATTTGGCTACGAGAGATGACAATTCCACCTCTGCTTGGGGTAATGAAACCACCTCGATCAATACCAATGAGAACACCGTCACCATAACGAATGCGAATATTGCTCAGCCCCAAGAGCTGATCTTGGCAAGTACCGGCAACAATACCTTCCCAATCGAACTCATCTACTTTACTGCCAGATGGGAAGAAGACGATGTGCAGCTAGATTGGGGGACTGCTTCAGAAATCAACAATGATTTCTTCACCCTTGAGAGATCAGAGGATGGGAGCCTGTTTGATCCCATCGAATGGGTAGAAGCTGTCGGAAATAGTCAGGAAACGGTTCGCTACCAATCCTTTGATCGAAACCCCGCTGGAAAACATCTTTATTACCGTCTCAAGCAAACCGATGTCGATGGAGCCTTTAGCTACTCCAACATCGTTGAGGTCTCCAAAGTGGATGTGGGAAGTGCTGGATATGCCTTTTATCCCAATCCTGCTTCCAATCAATTGAATGTCGCGCTGGCAGAAACTCCCTTCGACGGAGCCCCTTATCAGATTCGATTCTACGATTCGATGGGCCGTCTTCATTTGACAAAGGAATTGGAAAGTCAGACTGCGCTGCATCACATTTCTGTGGCGACACTCCCCAATGGTGTGTATGTCATGGAGGTGATTCACAAGGCGCGCCGGGAATTCCAACGTGTACAGATTCAACATTGATCAGCTCCATCCGGAATTGAGCTGTAGACCTCAGCGGCCCCCACCTCGGTGACGAAGTGGGGGCCGCGATTGATTTTGGGGAAGTTTATGCTAGAAGTTGATTCGGATACCGCCTCCGGAATCGAAGCTGGTCCATGCAAAGGCTGGTACCAATTCGAAGTATGGACCGATATCGATAAATAGCGAAATGGGGGTGTCAGGGATAAATAGTTCAACACCCAGGACTCCAGTCAAGCCAGCGGCAAATCCGCGATAGGTACGGCCTTGGTTGTCGTTGTAATAGCTACTGAACCCCATTTGGCCACCTACGCCATAGTAAAGGTCCATGATTCTGATGCTTGGGATGGTGGATTGCCAGAGGTAATTGGCAGTGACTCGGGTCGATGACCTGAACTCTCCGCCTCGATATGCCCGGCCATAATTCCAGCCGTATCCCCACCGTCCGATGGTGAGATCTAGCGCATGGCCTCCGCCAAGATATTTTTTCACATTGAGCCCGCTGGGTTCGCCGCCCCGAGCGCCTACTGCCCAGTCCCGAGATTGACCAAAAGCAGCAGCTGAAATAGCCAAGCCCAATACCAAGAGGAATAACTGTTTTAGCATAGATTCAGGTTTCCCCAAAATTCCGGCATTTTCTCGAAAATGTGTTGACTAATTGCGAATGGGTAATATTTCTCTCCAGAAAAGAGAAGAGGGCGTTTTGGCAAATAGGCAGTACTCGGGCATACATCCTTCTCGCTTGGACCAAGGGACCTATTCCCCAGCTCCTTCCATCAGCTCTTTCGATTGGGAATAACCGTTTCAAATCCCATGAACACAAAAAGGAGCCGCAACATGGCGACTCCTTGTATACCAACTATGGACAAAAGTAGATTTGCTGATTGTGTTTGATTGTCTTAAGCAAAAACTAGCATGCCTGGTTTCTATGAAATGCCAACGTCACCGCAGAGAGCTTTTCGAGAAAATGGGGCACTCGGCGGCGTGAGATGAGCAATTCCTTGCCATTTTCCATGGTGACCGAGCCTCCCTGGCTTCGTGAATAGGAACTGACGTATTTGAGATTGACCACATAGGATTTGTGGATACGGACAAACCACTTGGTGTCGAGGAGTTCTTCTACGTGCTTGATCGATTTGCTAACCATCATGGTTTTTCCGCCTACTAGATGGATTTTGGAATAGGACCCGTCAGCTTCCACCATCATGATGTCTGTCTGATCTACCAAAACATACCCATGTTCTTGGGGGACGCTCAGTCTACAGGGGTGTGGGGCAGGTTCTGTGAGCATGCGCTGGAGCACCTCCATCATTCCCGATAGGAGCTCAGGAGTTTGACTGAGTTGTGCATGATGGTGCTGGATAAACTGGATGAGTGGGACGGTAAGGGGGCTTGGTTGAGGAATATAGGTAGGTTGTGGTCTGGGACTTTGCATGGAAAATTCGATTAGGGTAGTTGAATGGAATCGGTTCGTGAGCTTGGTACAGACTCCCCTAATTGTGTTAACAGGTTCCTGAAAAAAAAGCAAATTTCCCGATTTAGTTCCCCAGATGACCCGTCCAGAGGGTTTCCCAACTTTCCACCTGTTGCCAATCGGAGTGGGGGAGTGCTGGCGATACCATGCTGATCCGATCGAAGGTAATGGGCGGCCAGTCGCTCAAAGACGCCAAGATTTCCTTGCGGTGCTTGTGGGGCAATACATGATACAGGATGCTCACATGAGGGTGGTATGACTCATTGGGCATGGTCGATGAGAGCTGGGAGATTTCGGATCTCAAGTACTGTAGCGCAGGAGTTGAGACAATTTCCCAAACCAGACTTCTAGACCAAATATCTCCAGCGCTGAATTCCCTACCCGATAAAACCAAAGGGCTTTGCTGAGCGGACCAATTGTCCCATTCAGTCCAATCGTGGGAAATCGTGAGATGGATCGGGGAAAATAGGGTGAGATGAGGCTCAAACTTGGGAGCGCCAAAACGTTCGGCCATAATATCAATTTCCCGCTGAATCCATTGGTAATCGGACTCAGCGGGAATTAGCCAACATGAAGATCTACGGTCCATGTGATTTTTGGGAGAAGATCGCCAATTAGGCCTTCACTACCAATGACGACAAATCGGCTGGATGATTTTTCTTGGGGAGGTGCTTGAGAAGCAGGTTTTTCAATTGTCGATAATTGATGGGCTTGGTGGCAAAATCCACCATGCCCGATTGAGCCACTTGCTTGCGGATCCTGTCATCCGATTCCGCGGTCAAGGCGATTACTGGAAGATCTGGGAAGTCAGCCCTGATTGCCCGGTTGGCCCCGAAGCCGTCCATGACAGGCATTTGAAGGTCCATCAACACCAGATCGAATTCTGTGTGATGAACGATTTCCGCAGCTTGTTCCCCATTGTCAACAGTGATGCAGGAAAGTCCCATCCTTCCCAATAACTTGCGTATGATAAGCGCATTGATGGGATTGTCCTCTGCCAACAGGATTTTGGATTGCTTGGACATCGTTCTTCCCTCGATATTGACTTCGTTGGCTGGCGTGACAGAGAGCGGCAGTTCCAAGATGAAGTAGAAATCCGATCCTTCCCCTTCTTTGCTTTGTACCAGGAGCTTACTCCCCATGAGATCCAAAAGTTTGCTGGAGATCGTCAATCCCAAGCCTGTTCCCCCATACCTGCGCTCCGTTTCCAAACTAGCCTGAGAGAATGCCTCCAGAATTGCAGACTGCTTTTCTTTGGGGATTCCGATGCCTGTATCCTTGATGCCTATTTTGAGATACGCTTCCCATTTAGTTTTCCTCAAAACATGGGCATACAGTTTCACCGAGCCGTGATGGGTGAATTTGAGCGCGTTCCCCAACAGGTTATGGACGATTTGTGAAAGTTTGGTTTCGTCGCCAATGACCCACTCGGGCACGTCGTCGTCAAAGGACCTGACAAGATCCACTCCTTTGGATTGTGCCAAGTTGGAAAAAATGGCCATGCTCGTTTGGCTGATTTTCTCGAGACTCATCGGCGCTTGTGCAAGCTGGACTTTTCCCGCCTCCAGCTTCGATTCCATCAAAATGTCATTGAGCAGTTTCAACAGATGGCTTCCCGCGTGTTGAAGGGCTGCAAGATGTGGATACTGATTATCCAGATGAGGTTCGTTGAGGAGAATGTCGGATAGACCAGCGATCGCGTGTAGGGGAGTCCTGATCTCATGACTCATGGTGGAAAGGTGTTGCATATGACTATCGCACCGATCCCATGCCAAGGCTTTTTCTTCCTCCAGTCGTGAGATTTCGTGTTTGTGGGCCGTGATGTCCCGACCGATACCATAACGGACTTTTCCATTGCCGTGAAATTTCCACTCTACGTATACCGAGTGGTCTTGAGGGGTGTGGTGTTTGGCCCAGAATTGTCCATGTCCATGCTGGAGGACATGGGGAAGCTCGCGTGCTCCTGCAGAGATCGATTCGCTAAAATAACAGGTGTGAGTGTCGAATGGCAGATTCATCAATCTTTTGGCGCTGTCATTGGCCCACAAGATCTGACCCTGATGATCCATTTGGATAAAGAAGTCCCGTACTTCTGTAAATTCACTTGGGATCATCGGAGAAGCTGGTTGCCGAAATGCCGTACGCCAACAAATGTATCCCACTATTCCCATGAGGATGCCGCCAGATAGAGATGCCTGTAGCGGAAAGATCCCCAACAGGCAGGCTATCAGGAATACGCTCAACAAGCCAGCTGCCAGGATTTGGTCAATGTGGGGCTTGGACTGATTCATCATCTTCGCGTAGGTAGGATGCTTAAAACCTGAGGTTGGGTTGGTCGGTAGTAGGTATGGTTGAAATTCAGGGATAATTTAACTCTTGCATATTTCAATAATATGCAAATTGTGAATCTGTTCTTACTGGCTGGCAAATAGGTGTTTATAAGCCTTTTTTGTACGCTTGTGCAACCATTTATCCAAAAAAACGACAGGCTCACACTTGGCTTGATACCATCTGAGAGCCATTTTTGACGAAGGTTCGTATTAATCTTCATGGACGCGAAACAGGAAGAATCCCTCATCTGGCGCCAAAAAGCTAACGAAGTCTAAGCGGACATTTCATGACGTGAGACCACGGATTTCTGACGTAACAAAGAAATCGGGCGGTTTGGATTGGTGGAAGGGGCAGAAATTGGAGAATTTACGTCTATCTCGAATCCCGCATATCGGCATTCACACCCAAACGATCTTCCTATGAATCGCATCAAGTCTACCCAAGTTGACGCACCTGCTCTCCGGATTCTAGTGGTGGAGGACAACGACATCAACCAGCTTTTGGCCAAGAAGATCTTGTCGATGCTCGGTCACCAGATCGATTTGGCAGAAAATGGACTGGCTGCGGTAGACGCTGCAAGGAAAGTGTCATATCACTTGATCCTCATGGATATCAGAATGCCCGAAATGGACGGCCTTGAAGCCACTCAGGTGATCCGACGTGGATTCGGGGGAGATCACCAACCTATGATCTTTGCGATGACAGCGTTGGATTCGGAGGAAGATGAAGACCAGTGCCTCACGGTAGGGATGGATGGGTTTCTCACCAAGCCACTTTCTGTTTCGCATCTCCGTGAAAAACTGGCCGAATGCAAGGCGCATTTCAATCTGCCTGCCAAGTGATATCGCCCCATCATCGATCCAGCCCCAACATTTTCTGAATTTTTTGCGAAGCTTTGAGCCCATGGCCTGTCAGGACTGTGGCAATATGCTCATCAGGTGCTGCATGTTTTTGAAGGTATTGGGAAACTCCCGCCAAAACTGCCGCTGAGGTAGGTTCTACAAATTGACCCAATCCACACAGCTCGATCAAAGCCTCCTTGATATGGGCTTCTTCAACCGCCAAAATGGTCCCTCCGCTATTTCGGATTTCCCGAATCATCTGATCCCCTCGCTTTGGAGCGGCGATGGCAATCCCTTCAGCATAGGTGGGTTGGCCGGAATAGGGAGCTAGGTGATCGCTCCCCTGCTCAAAGGGCCTCAGAAGTGGGGCACAATTCGCCGCCTGAATGCCTATGAGTTTGGGAAAGTGGCGGATGACCCCCATATCTATCATTTCTCGGAACCCTATTGCGGCTCCCAAAATCAAGGTGCCATTACCCGCAGGAAGAATGACGGTGTCAGGGGCCTGCCAACCGAGCTGCTCGCACAGTTCGTAGGCAAAGGTCTTGGTGCCTTGATAAAAGAATGGATTCCATACATGACTCGCATAAAAGGTGCTGGCAGCCGCTTCCAAGGCAGCATCTGCTGTCTGCTCCCGA is a window from the Pontibacter sp. G13 genome containing:
- a CDS encoding response regulator translates to MMNQSKPHIDQILAAGLLSVFLIACLLGIFPLQASLSGGILMGIVGYICWRTAFRQPASPMIPSEFTEVRDFFIQMDHQGQILWANDSAKRLMNLPFDTHTCYFSESISAGARELPHVLQHGHGQFWAKHHTPQDHSVYVEWKFHGNGKVRYGIGRDITAHKHEISRLEEEKALAWDRCDSHMQHLSTMSHEIRTPLHAIAGLSDILLNEPHLDNQYPHLAALQHAGSHLLKLLNDILMESKLEAGKVQLAQAPMSLEKISQTSMAIFSNLAQSKGVDLVRSFDDDVPEWVIGDETKLSQIVHNLLGNALKFTHHGSVKLYAHVLRKTKWEAYLKIGIKDTGIGIPKEKQSAILEAFSQASLETERRYGGTGLGLTISSKLLDLMGSKLLVQSKEGEGSDFYFILELPLSVTPANEVNIEGRTMSKQSKILLAEDNPINALIIRKLLGRMGLSCITVDNGEQAAEIVHHTEFDLVLMDLQMPVMDGFGANRAIRADFPDLPVIALTAESDDRIRKQVAQSGMVDFATKPINYRQLKNLLLKHLPKKNHPADLSSLVVKA
- a CDS encoding threonine synthase, with product MKHFTCTQTGETYPLTQTRWHSDQGALLDIAFHGSFDPDLVKTRPANMWRYREAIPIDSGADVVSFSEGMTPLIDLPWGGRSVQVKLDYLFPSGSYKDRGASVLMSHAKSLGVTQVVQDSSGNAGTAVAAYAAAAGIEAHIYIPASTSPAKQIQLAAYGAHIHAVPGTREQTADAALEAAASTFYASHVWNPFFYQGTKTFAYELCEQLGWQAPDTVILPAGNGTLILGAAIGFREMIDMGVIRHFPKLIGIQAANCAPLLRPFEQGSDHLAPYSGQPTYAEGIAIAAPKRGDQMIREIRNSGGTILAVEEAHIKEALIELCGLGQFVEPTSAAVLAGVSQYLQKHAAPDEHIATVLTGHGLKASQKIQKMLGLDR
- a CDS encoding response regulator, with translation MNRIKSTQVDAPALRILVVEDNDINQLLAKKILSMLGHQIDLAENGLAAVDAARKVSYHLILMDIRMPEMDGLEATQVIRRGFGGDHQPMIFAMTALDSEEDEDQCLTVGMDGFLTKPLSVSHLREKLAECKAHFNLPAK